A single genomic interval of Calditrichota bacterium harbors:
- a CDS encoding MarR family transcriptional regulator, producing the protein MSNKKMSFVRERLKQSKFDSLSHEAVLSILLASNKIKEMHNAACEKNAISYQHFNILRILKGVYPNGHPRCEISARMMDRSPDITRLISKLVKKKLVVRSKSTDDMRQSVAIITQKGINLLEEINSEYQLIGQQLETVLGEDDLKKIISICDRILTAE; encoded by the coding sequence ATGAGTAACAAGAAAATGTCATTTGTAAGAGAAAGATTAAAACAATCGAAATTTGACAGCTTATCACATGAAGCCGTTTTAAGTATTTTATTGGCTTCGAATAAAATTAAAGAAATGCATAATGCAGCTTGCGAAAAGAATGCTATTTCGTATCAGCATTTTAATATTTTGCGGATTTTAAAAGGTGTTTATCCAAATGGTCATCCACGTTGTGAAATATCTGCTAGAATGATGGACCGTTCTCCGGATATAACCCGGCTAATAAGTAAGCTGGTCAAAAAAAAATTAGTAGTGCGATCAAAATCAACAGATGATATGCGTCAGTCAGTCGCGATAATCACACAAAAAGGTATTAATCTGCTGGAAGAAATAAACAGTGAATATCAACTTATCGGCCAACAACTTGAAACCGTGTTGGGAGAAGATGACTTAAAAAAAATTATATCAATTTGTGATCGAATTTTAACAGCGGAGTGA
- a CDS encoding DUF3078 domain-containing protein produces the protein MRKLVSIFLMIGILANFSIAQEEEKKPVYGWKNSMIGDLNFTQNAFTDWQQGGEDSWSWAANLNAKFENDQEKYNWANSAKLQYGESKVGDLGSRKAADEIKLETVYTYKLGVLINPYAAATMQTQFTKGYQYTTDAPKVAVSNLFDPGYLTESFGVGFKPNETIKTRVGLAAKQTFTTDFTGYADDKETTKIEDFKNEIGAESVTDLNMKLTETILYDSKLEIFSNFEATDEIDVNWDNTISAKVTDIIKVSFNFRLLYDKDIFWKRQLKQTLAVGLSYSFL, from the coding sequence TGATTGGCATTCTGGCAAACTTTTCAATTGCACAAGAAGAAGAAAAAAAACCTGTTTATGGCTGGAAGAACAGTATGATTGGTGATCTGAATTTTACTCAAAATGCGTTTACAGACTGGCAACAAGGCGGTGAAGATTCATGGAGTTGGGCTGCAAATTTAAATGCAAAATTTGAGAACGATCAAGAAAAATATAACTGGGCCAATTCTGCAAAACTGCAATATGGCGAATCAAAAGTTGGCGATTTAGGATCACGCAAAGCGGCTGATGAGATTAAACTGGAAACGGTTTATACTTATAAACTTGGAGTTTTAATCAACCCTTATGCAGCAGCCACAATGCAAACGCAATTTACAAAAGGATATCAGTATACTACAGACGCGCCAAAAGTTGCTGTTTCTAATTTGTTTGATCCGGGATACTTAACTGAAAGTTTTGGTGTTGGTTTTAAGCCAAACGAAACAATCAAAACTCGTGTTGGTCTTGCTGCCAAACAAACTTTTACAACTGATTTCACCGGCTATGCCGATGACAAAGAAACTACTAAAATTGAAGATTTCAAAAATGAGATCGGTGCCGAGTCCGTTACGGATTTAAATATGAAACTTACTGAAACAATTTTGTATGACAGTAAACTTGAGATATTTTCAAACTTTGAAGCTACCGATGAAATTGATGTCAATTGGGACAATACCATTTCTGCAAAAGTAACTGATATTATAAAAGTTAGTTTTAATTTCCGACTGCTTTATGATAAAGATATTTTCTGGAAACGCCAGTTAAAACAAACACTTGCAGTTGGACTTTCCTACTCATTTTTATAG